The Lycium barbarum isolate Lr01 chromosome 9, ASM1917538v2, whole genome shotgun sequence genome has a segment encoding these proteins:
- the LOC132610114 gene encoding FCS-Like Zinc finger 8 isoform X1 has protein sequence MADYNSLPSQTDNTRKTCSSFFGSPRLFTSKGFPDTESIMSPTSILDTKPFSAFRNPFWSDLNSNTPKSPKPESRVHCSKGVCLGLVDALIDEKSDSKELNPVSRMVVLGSQLKIQIPTLPPPFNSPTDSPPSPGDFGIKTRNSQLGSLSPVKKSPFGSSNSNMEIPNSPGAFSSLSAAEMELSEEYTCVISYGPNPRTTHIFDDCIVESCCGVVKYSESRKENEFINPSPPMSYPSENFLSFCHTCKKNLGIGKDIYMYRGEKAFCSSDCRYKEMMLEEGMDKSEIDDVFGIIS, from the exons ATGGCAGATTATAATTCTTTACCATCTCAAACAGACAACACTAGAAAAACATGTTCCTCTTTTTTTGGTTCACCAAGGTTGTTCACTAGTAAGGGGTTTCCTGATACTGAGTCTATTATGAGTCCAACTTCAATTCTTGATACTAAACCTTTTTCTGCTTTTAGAAACCCCTTTTGGTCTGATTTAAACTCAAACACTCCAAAATCCCCTAAACCTGAAAGTAGAGTTCATTGCTCAAAAGGGGTTTGTCTTGGCCTTGTTGATGCTTTGATTGATGAAAAAAGTGATTCAAAAGAATTGAATCCAGTGAGCAGAATGGTTGTTTTAGGCTCACAATTGAAAATTCAGATCCCTACATTGCCTCCTCCTTTTAATTCCCCCACTGATTCACCACCTTCACCAGGTGATTTTGGTATCAAGACTAGAAATTCTCAATTAGGTTCTTTATCTCCTGTGAAGAAATCTCCATTTGGTTCTTCCAATTCTAACATGGAAATCCCAAATTCACCAGGGGCTTTTAGTAGTCTATCTGCTGCTGAGATGGAGCTTTCAGAGGAGTATACTTGTGTGATTTCATATGGTCCAAATCCAAGAACTACTCACATATTTGATGATTGCATTGTTGAGAGCTGTTGTGGTGTTGTTAAGTACTCtgaatcaagaaaagaaaatgagtttATTAATCCCAGTCCTCCAATGAGCTATCCATCTGAGAATTTTCTCAGCTTCTGTCACACTTGCAAGAAAAATCTTGGAATAGGGAAAGACATTTACATGTACAG AGGTGAGAAGGCATTTTGCAGCAGTGATTGCAGATACAAAGAAATGATGTTGGAGGAGGGAATGGATAAATCAGAGATTGATGATGTATTTGGTATTATTTCTTGA
- the LOC132608881 gene encoding folate-biopterin transporter 1, chloroplastic-like isoform X2 — protein sequence MVYFVQGVLGLARLAVSFYLKDDLHLDPAETAVISGFSSLPWLIKPLYGFISDSFPLFGYRRRSYLVLSGLLGAFSWFLMATFVDSKYSAAFSILIGSLSVAFSDVVVDSMVVERARGESQSMSGSLQSLCWGSSAFGGIVSAYFSGSLVDAYGVRFVFGATSLLPLITSAVSVLVKEQPVRGPARGVSVGDGFIDSSKNNFIQLWGAIKQPSVLLPTLFIFLWQATPQSDSAMFYFTTNKLGFTPEFLGRVKLVTSVASLIGVGLYNGFLKKVPLRKIFLVMTLFGTALGMTQVLLVTGLNRQFGISDEWFAIGDSLIITVLGQASFMPVLVLAARICPRGMEATLFATLMSISNGGSVLGGLIGAGLTQVFGVTKDRFDNLAFLIVLCNLSSLLPLPLLGLLPGDEPDTKDNTDIEMKSN from the exons ATGGTATATTTTGTTCAAGGTGTCCTGGGCCTTGCTAGGCTTGCTGTTAGTTTTTACTTGAAAGATGACCTACACCTAGATCCTGCAGAG ACAGCTGTCATATCTGGTTTCTCATCATTGCCATGGCTCATAAAACCATTGTATGGTTTCATCAG CGATTCCTTCCCACTCTTTGGATACCGGAGGAGATCATACTTGGTACTCTCAGGGCTTCTGGGGGCATTCTCATGGTTTTTGATGGCCACCTTCGTTGATAGCAAGTATAGTGCTGCCTTCTCCATACTTATTGGTTCTCTTTCTGTCGCTTTCTCAGATGTT GTTGTAGATTCCATGGTTGTTGAGAGGGCACGCGGTGAGTCTCAAAGCATGTCAGGATCTCTTCAGTCATTGTGCTGGGGTTCTTCGGCATTTGGAGGAATTGTGAGTGCCTACTTTAGTGGCTCCCTTGTGGATGCTTATGGTGTGAG GTTTGTTTTTGGTGCAACATCATTACTTCCGCTCATAACATCTGCAGTATCTGTACTTGTGAAAGAGCAACCTGTACGAGGCCCAGCAAGGGGAGTTTCTGTAGGCGATGGCTTCATCGATAGCTCAAAAAACAATTTTATCCAGTTATGGGGAGCTATTAAGCAGCCTAGCGTTCTACTTCCCACCCTCTTTATTTTCTTATGGCAGGCAACGCCACAGTCAGATTCTGCTATGTTTTACTTCAC GACAAACAAACTTGGTTTCACTCCGGAATTTCTTGGCCGTGTTAAGCTTGTCACCTCGGTTGCATCACTTATCGGTGTGGGGCTTTATAATGGTTTTTTAAAGAAAGTTCCTTTACGAAAGATATTCCTCGTAATGACTCTCTTTGGTACAGCTCTTGGTATGACCCAG GTTCTGCTGGTGACTGGATTGAACCGGCAGTTTGGCATTAGTGATGAGTGGTTTGCTATTGGGGATTCCTTGATCATAACTGTTCTGGGTCAG GCATCTTTCATGCCTGTTCTGGTACTAGCTGCAAGAATATGTCCACGAGGAATGGAAGCAACTCTCTTCGCAACCCTTATGTCCATATCCAATGGTGGGAGTGTCCTTGGAGGCCTAATTGGTGCAGGTCTAACCCAGGTATTTGGTGTCACCAAGGACAGGTTTGACAACTTGGCTTTTCTGATAGTTCTCTGCAATCTCAGCTCTCTATTGCCTTTGCCCCTACTTGGTCTTCTTCCTGGCGATGAACCAGATACAAAAGACAATACTGATATTGAGATGAAGTCTAATTGA
- the LOC132608881 gene encoding folate-biopterin transporter 1, chloroplastic-like isoform X1 yields MATIITTNNSFSIPILPSVNPLFPFFSFSPILSHFRRRKPPSFTISAATSRRKPPFEPPDSKMSVSVQMPTEPLIDSRNRKGDQPTTTVKEDSVLSNKTVPHKNKYSLSSISFFGVDLTPDNIAVAMVYFVQGVLGLARLAVSFYLKDDLHLDPAETAVISGFSSLPWLIKPLYGFISDSFPLFGYRRRSYLVLSGLLGAFSWFLMATFVDSKYSAAFSILIGSLSVAFSDVVVDSMVVERARGESQSMSGSLQSLCWGSSAFGGIVSAYFSGSLVDAYGVRFVFGATSLLPLITSAVSVLVKEQPVRGPARGVSVGDGFIDSSKNNFIQLWGAIKQPSVLLPTLFIFLWQATPQSDSAMFYFTTNKLGFTPEFLGRVKLVTSVASLIGVGLYNGFLKKVPLRKIFLVMTLFGTALGMTQVLLVTGLNRQFGISDEWFAIGDSLIITVLGQASFMPVLVLAARICPRGMEATLFATLMSISNGGSVLGGLIGAGLTQVFGVTKDRFDNLAFLIVLCNLSSLLPLPLLGLLPGDEPDTKDNTDIEMKSN; encoded by the exons ATGGCTACAATAATAACTACCAACAATTCATTCTCAATCCCAATCTTACCCTCAGTTAATCCTCTTTTCCCTTTCTTCTCCTTCTCTCCAATACTCTCTCATTTTCGTCGCCGGAAACCGCCTTCCTTCACCATCTCCGCCGCCACCTCTCGCCGGAAACCGCCGTTCGAACCACCGGACTCCAAAATGTCAGTCTCAGTTCAGATGCCAACTGAACCGTTAATAGATTCTAGAAACA GAAAGGGAGATCAGCCGACAACCACTGTTAAAGAAGATTCTGTCTTGTCCAATAAAACTGTGCCTCACAAGAACAAATATTCTTTAAGTTCAATCAGTTTCTTTGGAGTGGATCTAACCCCAGATAACATTGCCGTTGCTATGGTATATTTTGTTCAAGGTGTCCTGGGCCTTGCTAGGCTTGCTGTTAGTTTTTACTTGAAAGATGACCTACACCTAGATCCTGCAGAG ACAGCTGTCATATCTGGTTTCTCATCATTGCCATGGCTCATAAAACCATTGTATGGTTTCATCAG CGATTCCTTCCCACTCTTTGGATACCGGAGGAGATCATACTTGGTACTCTCAGGGCTTCTGGGGGCATTCTCATGGTTTTTGATGGCCACCTTCGTTGATAGCAAGTATAGTGCTGCCTTCTCCATACTTATTGGTTCTCTTTCTGTCGCTTTCTCAGATGTT GTTGTAGATTCCATGGTTGTTGAGAGGGCACGCGGTGAGTCTCAAAGCATGTCAGGATCTCTTCAGTCATTGTGCTGGGGTTCTTCGGCATTTGGAGGAATTGTGAGTGCCTACTTTAGTGGCTCCCTTGTGGATGCTTATGGTGTGAG GTTTGTTTTTGGTGCAACATCATTACTTCCGCTCATAACATCTGCAGTATCTGTACTTGTGAAAGAGCAACCTGTACGAGGCCCAGCAAGGGGAGTTTCTGTAGGCGATGGCTTCATCGATAGCTCAAAAAACAATTTTATCCAGTTATGGGGAGCTATTAAGCAGCCTAGCGTTCTACTTCCCACCCTCTTTATTTTCTTATGGCAGGCAACGCCACAGTCAGATTCTGCTATGTTTTACTTCAC GACAAACAAACTTGGTTTCACTCCGGAATTTCTTGGCCGTGTTAAGCTTGTCACCTCGGTTGCATCACTTATCGGTGTGGGGCTTTATAATGGTTTTTTAAAGAAAGTTCCTTTACGAAAGATATTCCTCGTAATGACTCTCTTTGGTACAGCTCTTGGTATGACCCAG GTTCTGCTGGTGACTGGATTGAACCGGCAGTTTGGCATTAGTGATGAGTGGTTTGCTATTGGGGATTCCTTGATCATAACTGTTCTGGGTCAG GCATCTTTCATGCCTGTTCTGGTACTAGCTGCAAGAATATGTCCACGAGGAATGGAAGCAACTCTCTTCGCAACCCTTATGTCCATATCCAATGGTGGGAGTGTCCTTGGAGGCCTAATTGGTGCAGGTCTAACCCAGGTATTTGGTGTCACCAAGGACAGGTTTGACAACTTGGCTTTTCTGATAGTTCTCTGCAATCTCAGCTCTCTATTGCCTTTGCCCCTACTTGGTCTTCTTCCTGGCGATGAACCAGATACAAAAGACAATACTGATATTGAGATGAAGTCTAATTGA
- the LOC132610114 gene encoding FCS-Like Zinc finger 8 isoform X2: MADYNSLPSQTDNTRKTCSSFFGSPRLFTSKGFPDTESIMSPTSILDTKPFSAFRNPFWSDLNSNTPKSPKPESRVHCSKGVCLGLVDALIDEKSDSKELNPVSRMVVLGSQLKIQIPTLPPPFNSPTDSPPSPGAFSSLSAAEMELSEEYTCVISYGPNPRTTHIFDDCIVESCCGVVKYSESRKENEFINPSPPMSYPSENFLSFCHTCKKNLGIGKDIYMYRGEKAFCSSDCRYKEMMLEEGMDKSEIDDVFGIIS; the protein is encoded by the exons ATGGCAGATTATAATTCTTTACCATCTCAAACAGACAACACTAGAAAAACATGTTCCTCTTTTTTTGGTTCACCAAGGTTGTTCACTAGTAAGGGGTTTCCTGATACTGAGTCTATTATGAGTCCAACTTCAATTCTTGATACTAAACCTTTTTCTGCTTTTAGAAACCCCTTTTGGTCTGATTTAAACTCAAACACTCCAAAATCCCCTAAACCTGAAAGTAGAGTTCATTGCTCAAAAGGGGTTTGTCTTGGCCTTGTTGATGCTTTGATTGATGAAAAAAGTGATTCAAAAGAATTGAATCCAGTGAGCAGAATGGTTGTTTTAGGCTCACAATTGAAAATTCAGATCCCTACATTGCCTCCTCCTTTTAATTCCCCCACTGATTCACCACCTTCACCAG GGGCTTTTAGTAGTCTATCTGCTGCTGAGATGGAGCTTTCAGAGGAGTATACTTGTGTGATTTCATATGGTCCAAATCCAAGAACTACTCACATATTTGATGATTGCATTGTTGAGAGCTGTTGTGGTGTTGTTAAGTACTCtgaatcaagaaaagaaaatgagtttATTAATCCCAGTCCTCCAATGAGCTATCCATCTGAGAATTTTCTCAGCTTCTGTCACACTTGCAAGAAAAATCTTGGAATAGGGAAAGACATTTACATGTACAG AGGTGAGAAGGCATTTTGCAGCAGTGATTGCAGATACAAAGAAATGATGTTGGAGGAGGGAATGGATAAATCAGAGATTGATGATGTATTTGGTATTATTTCTTGA